In Aspergillus nidulans FGSC A4 chromosome II, a single window of DNA contains:
- a CDS encoding Eukaryotic translation initiation factor eIF-5A (transcript_id=CADANIAT00004669): MADEAHEVTFESADAGASATYPMQCSALRKNGFVVIKNRPCKIVDMSTSKTGKHGHAKVHLVAIDIFTGKKYEDLSPSTHNMDVPNVSRKEYQLLDVTDDGFLSLMDDSGDTKDDVKVPEGEVGERINKMFKEEEKDCNVVILTSMGEQMCMEVKEAPK, encoded by the exons ATGGCTGACGAG GCTCACGAGGTTACCTTCGAGTCCGCCGATGCTGGCGCCTCGGCCACCTACCCCATGCAGTGTTCCGCTCTGCGCAAGAACGGTTTCGTTGTGATCAAGAACCGCCCCTGCAAGATCGTCGACATGTCTACCTCCAAGACTGGTAAGCACGGTCACGCCAAGGTTCACCTTGTCGCcatcgacatcttcaccgGAAAGAAGTACGAAGATCTGTCCCCCTCTACCCACAACATGGATGTCCCCAACGTCTCCCGCAAGGAATACCAGCTC CTTGACGTTACTGACGACGGCTTCCTTTCCCTGATGGACGACAGCGGTGACACCAAGGACGATGTCAAGGTTCCTGAGGGTGAGGTTGGTGAGCGTATCAACAAGATGttcaaggaggaggagaaggattgCA acgtcgtcatcctcacCTCCATGGGCGAGCAGATGTGCATGGAAGTCAAGGAGGCTCCCAAATAA
- a CDS encoding protein vps52 (transcript_id=CADANIAT00004670) codes for MWLDRIAGHSTPDRGLSPIPQRSSSHLSPNRQNSRPGLSRPGSSLSALVSPSASTTSLPTVARVPEETTLKQNATGTRPPNVADPLEVLNGIIKKQNVESNTESSIRKPGLAKPDQLVEDIDFCGLSLEGFLQKPESDRSVRSDVSAQTLQQFEEERDKFQDLHNAISGCDDVSKSVELYLSDFRNELGAVSAEIESLQSRSVQLNAMLENRRNVEQLLGPAVEEISISPAAVRMIAEGPIDENWVKSLNEIETRTASIEAKIASSSSTKAIDDVRPLLEDVKKKAVERIRDYLVSQVRALRSPNINAQIIQQQRLVKYKDLYSYLSRAHSTLASEITQAYVNTMRWYYLSHFTRYHQALAKIKLYPSDRNEVLGGDPHTQKSGNLGPGGRVNAAAHDPFSLGRRIDILRTGNQMAISSYLAEEDTSFHGIEIPFRNFNLALLDNVSAEYSFMTEMFSTLSFQQISRKALEIFTPVFTLGQGLTKQLIENTTDSLGVLMCVRLNQQAAFELQRRRVPVADSYINGINMHLWPRFQVIMDAHCESLKRIGANTSRSAVSALSLAGGDDLNQSSAPHFLTQRFGQLLHGILVLSSEAGDDEPVANSLSRLTSEFDGLLAKLSRIGGDAKRRERFLYNNYSLVLTIISDTKGKLATEQKQHFEEMLKSVGRRS; via the exons ATGTGGCTCGACCGCATCGCCGGTCACTCGACACCTGATCGCGGCCTTTCTCCAATTCCCCAGAGATCATCCTCCCATCTCTCGCCGAACCGTCAAAACAGTCGCCCTGGACTTAGCAGACCAGGGTCGTCTCTGTCAGCCTTGGTTTCTCCCAGCGCCTCGACCACCTCTTTGCCGACAGTAGCCCGTGTCCCCGAAGAGACAACTTTAAAACAGAATGCTACAGGAACACGCCCACCGAATGTCGCCGACCCATTGGAGGTATTAAATGGAATTATCAAGAAACAGAATGTGGAATCAAACACCGAGAGTTCCATCCGCAAACCAGGTCTAGCAAAACCAGACCAGCTGGTGGAAGACATTGACTTCTGTGGCCTGAGCTTAGAGGGATTCTTGCAGAAGCCCGAGTCGGATAGATCAGTGAGAAGCGATGTTAGTGCCCAGACGCTTCAGCAGTttgaagaggaaagagacaAATTTCAGGATCTGCATAACGCTATATCCGGATGCGACGATGTATCTAAATCTGTGGAATTGTACTTGAGTGACTTTCGAAATGAACTCGGGGCAGTCTCGGCAGAGATTGAGAGTTTACAGTCTCGGTCTGTTCAATTGAACGCTATGCTGGAGAATCGGAGGAATGTTGAGCAGTTACTTGGGCCCGCCGTGGAGGAGATCAGCATCTCCCCAGCCGCCGTCAGAATGATTGCGGAAGGACCTATTGACGAGAATTGGGTGAAGTCACTGAACGAAATTGAAACGCGGACAGCAAGTATAGAAGCCAAGATTGCGAGCTCTAGTTCCACCAAAGCGATCGACGACGTTCGGCCTCTTTTGGAGGACGttaagaagaag GCTGTGGAAAGGATCCGGGACTATCTGGTCTCGCAAGTGCGCGCGTTACGATCGCCGAATATCAATGCTCAAATtattcagcagcagcgcttGGTCAAATATAAAGACCTCTACAGTTACCTGTCACGAGCCCACTCCACCTTAGCAAGTGAAATCACCCAAGCCTACGTCAATACCATGCGCTGGTACTATCTTTCACACTTTACCCGCTACCACCAAGCACTCGCAAAGATCAAACTTTATCCCAGTGACCGCAACGAAGTTCTAGGTGGTGATCCCCACACTCAGAAATCAG GCAATCTGGGCCCTGGTGGTCGGGTCAATGCCGCTGCGCACGATCCTTTCTCGCTTGGGAGGAGAATTGACATTTTGCGAACGGGCAACCAGATGGCCATCTCGTCCTATCTTGCGGAAGAGGATACTTCCTTCCATGGGATTGAAATTCCATTTCGCAACTTCAACCTAGCGCTTCTGGATAATGTTTCGGCTGAGTATTCGTTCATGACTGAGATGTTTTCGACCTTGTCTTTCCAGCAAATCTCTCGCAAGGCTCTGGAAATATTTACTCCAGTCTTTACCCTTGGCCAGGGATTGACCAAACAACTGATTGAGAACACTACTGACTCGCTGGGCGTGCTGATGTGCGTACGGCTAAACCAACAAGCTGCCTTCGAACTCCAGCGGCGCAGAGTCCCTGTTGCAGACTCGTACATCAACGGAATCAACATGCATCTGTGGCCTCGGTTTCAAGTAATCATGGATGCCCATTGCGAGTCTCTTAAACGGATAGGCGCCAATACAAGCCGCAGTGCGGTATCTGCCCTGTCTCTTGCGGGTGGTGACGATCTGAATCAGTCATCTGCACCGCATTTCCTCACGCAGCGCTTTGGACAGCTGTTACATGGCATACTTGTACTGAGCAGTGAAGCAGGCGATGACGAGCCCGTAGCCAACAGTTTGTCTCGGTTAACGTCGGAGTTTGACGGTTTATTGGCGAAACTCAGTCGGATTGGTGGGGATGCGAAGCGAAGAGAGCGGTTTCTCTACAACAATTATTCTTTGGTGCTGACCATAATTAGC GACACGAAAGGCAAACTAGCAACCgagcagaagcag CATTTTGAGGAGATGCTTAAGAGCGTGGGACGACGTAGCTAG
- a CDS encoding FTFMHR domain-containing protein (transcript_id=CADANIAT00004671) — translation MVIRKCNICDRRFKKTEHFKRHERSHTKEKPYECSVCHKRFSRSDVLSRHAKGHNTNGTAATATPAQNKPRAPSTAQPPTPQQPPAQTDPARFLSMDGDAHPSHNLPVAPRDISLSNPAHLQSSSLNFLADISAHHGRAEPDVGSMMVEEQQTYFGWNEMPAPPPPQPVAAPPSDQQAYRTPMFDAMPNDMLQFWLEPRGDTASHHGSLDMLGEPSFSLMGDNVAITPEQQARPSNDDLSSKHTGDIPNERFARVQRYWVAPSNAAGRLVNNLWRDIAASDVDNIFSLQPSHSFHSPSGLLPGSRYGLDEECRQQLQAVFGNLRHYNQLHSPNSAVSPTSSSTFGGRPSFPPAEILDMALDLYFRNFHPLIPFVHVSTFSVKNTRLPVLYVMCLIGMIMLGTKGTTTFVAKNFSFVLERITADLAKCAVGVENTLDTMNTFAAAFLFLNLAAMTGQQEKEHLEKSQMLYVNLMSSKIAQRHGLFAATEGQILDITLFEAVPDIDIRWKTWSKVESVKRLITGLLLLDSWYSSFLSTSPIIVPDSIQLILPCNEGLFRANGSMRWIQLVRSGKRLLMPTVMAPSENVTVPVLESPVDDFCIHGVLAMVQLRLSEAYHRLLSNRASYPFAPCHTYAMDGRARCLPSLQLQIADKYGEVLERLNPNAAVMWHNICMTLTADTQIFDLAAGRAGPGPAKKALDDIATWSQTPAARRACLHAAHIYKAMTNRKASDHTMFHSVFSLFSAALVLGLYIFMVPNPSELQVGGTSIELLDDIDWERVGTEGFTSFMEPRGTQTFTPSDDPAVNFIRNGGTVYFRGVPFQGGYQSARRILLDYAGLLKDAGKWSVRKFSYVLHIMSDVLMEVE, via the exons ATGGTCATCAGAAAGTGCAACATCTGTGACCGTCGGTTTAAGAAGACGGAGCATTTCAAGCGCCATGAACGATCAC ACACCAAGGAAAAGCCTTACGAGTGTAGTGTCTGCCATAAGCGATTTTCCCGCAG CGATGTGTTGAGCCGTCACGCCAAAGGACATAATACGAATGGAAcagctgcgactgcgactccGGCGCAGAATAAGCCGCGCGCTCCGTCGACCGCCCAGCCTCCCACTCCTCAGCAACCGCCCGCTCAGACCGATCCTGCCCGCTTCCTGTCAATGGACGGCGATGCTCATCCGTCGCACAATCTCCCTGTCGCGCCGCGCGATATCTCGCTTTCCAATCCTGCCCACCTCCAGTCTTCGTCGCTGAACTTTCTCGCGGACATCTCCGCCCACCATGGCCGGGCCGAACCGGATGTCGGGTCCATGATGGTCGAAGAACAGCAGACGTATTTCGGCTGGAACGAAATGCccgctcctccgccgcctcaGCCTGTCGCTGCTCCGCCGTCTGATCAGCAGGCTTACCGAACGCCGATGTTCGATGCTATGCCGAACGATATGCTACAGTTTTGGTTGGAGCCGCGCGGGGACACCGCCTCACATCATGGGTCACTTGATATGTTGGGCGAGCCCAGTTTCAGTCTTATGGGAGATAATGTGGCAATTACGCCGGAACAGCAAGCCCGGCCGTCGAACGACGATCTAAGCAGCAAACATACTGGAGATATCCCCAATGAGCGATTCGCAAGGGTCCAAAGGTACTGGGTGGCCCCGTCAAATGCCGCCGGGAGACTCGTGAACAATCTTTGGCGGGACATTGCTGCCAGCGACGTTGATAACATTTTCTCTCTCCAACCCTCGCATTCTTTCCATAGCCCGTCTGGACTGCTTCCCGGATCTCGATATGGCCTGGACGAGGAATGCCGTCAGCAGTTGCAAGCGGTTTTCGGAAACCTTAGACACTACAACCAACTACACTCCCCGAATAGTGCGGTATCGCCTACGTCCAGTTCGACTTTTGGAGGCCGTCCAAGTTTTCCTCCAGCTGAGATACTGGACATGGCTCTTGACTTATACTTTCGCAATTTCCACCCTCTTATCCCTTTCGTTCATGTTTCGACTTTTTCGGTGAAGAATACTCGTCTCCCAGTGCTATATGTCATGTGTCTCATTGGGATGATCATGTTAGGGACTAAAGGAACAACTACTTTTGTCGCCAAGAACTTTTCC TTTGTCCTGGAACGGATCACTGCCGACCTCGCAAAATGCGCGGTGGGTGTTGAGAACACCTTGGACACTATGAACACCTTCGCGgctgccttcctcttcctcaacttgGCGGCGATGACGGGG cagcaggaaaaAGAACATCTTGAGAAATCGCAGATGCTTTACGTCAACCTCATGTCG TCAAAGATCGCACAACGCCATGGTCTGTTTGCAGCTACTGAAGGACAAATACTCGATATCACCCTCTTCGAAGCGGTACCTGATATTGATATCAGGTGGAAAACCTGGAGCAAAGTTGAATCCGTCAAGCG GTTGATTACTGGGCTTCTCTTATTGGATTCCTGGTattcctctttcctctcGACCAGTCCCATTATCGTTCCCGACTCAATCCAACTCATTCTACCCTGCAACGAAGGTCTCTTCCGGGCCAACGGCTCCATGCGATGGATTCAATTGGTCCGTAGCGGCAAACGTCTACTAATGCCAACAGTCATGGCACCTTCGGAGAACGTCACCGTGCCCGTCTTGGAAAGCCCTGTCGACGATTTTTGTATTCACGGCGTTCTAGCAATGGTCCAGCTCCGCTTATCAGAAGCTTATCACCGCCTTCTTTCGAATAGGGCAAGCTATCCTTTTGCACCTTGCCATACGTATGCCATGGATGGACGCGCCAGATGTTTACCCTCACTCCAGCTGCAAATTGCAGACAAATACGGCGAGGTTCTCGAGCGGCTCAATCCTAACGCCGCCGTCATGTGGCACAACATATGCATGACCTTAACCGCAGATACTCAAATATTCGATCTAGCTGCCGGCCGcgcaggaccaggacccGCCAAGAAAGCCCTAGATGACATTGCAACCTGGTCACAGACACCAGCTGCCAGACGAGCATGCCTTCACGCCGCACACATCTACAAGGCGATGACCAACCGCAAAGCATCAGATCACACAATGTTCCACTCGGTTTTCTCTCTGTTTTCAGCagccctcgtcctcggccTCTACATCTTCATGGTACCGAACCCCAGTGAGCTACAAGTCGGCGGGACGTCAATCGAACTCCTTGATGACATCGACTGGGAGCGTGTCGGGACAGAGGGATTCACCAGTTTTATGGAACCACGCGGGACTCAGACATTCACGCCGTCGGATGATCCGGCAGTGAACTTCATTCGGAATGGAGGCACTGTTTATTTCCGTGGTGTACCGTTTCAAGGTGGGTATCAGTCTGCAAGACGTATCCTGCTGGATTATGCAGGCCTCCTGAAGGATGCGGGGAAGTGGAGCGTACGCAAGTTTTCGTATGTTCTGCATATCATGAGTGATGTTCTTATGGAGGTTGAGTAG
- a CDS encoding uncharacterized protein (transcript_id=CADANIAT00004672), with protein sequence MSTSSEPSPIPRHPISDLRKVFHYTDTMTRSPTRPNDPYSYAPGFGNRHQSEVIPGTLPAGQNNPQEPRFGLYTEGITYSAFTAPRRENYSTYMYRVRPAAAHDGYETDIEHKSHIENSLLTLNQRLCTLPSQGEWAPFPLPDVTKEGKIDFVDGLHTLGGSGDPNLREGVALYVFMINADMDHRAFCNTDGDFLIVPQLGSLDIQTELGMLFVQPGEICVVPRGVRFTVRLGKEDPNYGHSGCSGADAGDAGKGRGYIVEVWGSRWDLPDLGPIGGHGLANPRDFLHPVAHIDDLDALHENWTIVNKANGTLNAIIQDHSPFDVVAWHGNVVPYKNATSIDHTDPSINIVLSARSHDPNTPLADFLWFGPRWDVASNTFRLPYFHRNSATEFLASIYGNGLGRSDEFQPGGGSVEVSHTPHGNFSKEYVWENRVQVNEPRRILENQMTIMVESSRNFLFTEYAVSGCGVFKSQGTDPRVWDILPDRFSAYPGIKGILEAVKKYNKERKESLDVYYDDERLAKCRRAGRCHLV encoded by the exons ATGTCAACCTCAAGCGAGCCCTCTCCCATCCCCCGACACCCCATCTCTGACTTGCGCAAGGTCTTCCACTACACCGACACCATGACCCGCAGTCCAACTCGGCCAAACGACCCCTACAGCTACGCACCCGGCTTTGGCAACCGGCATCAATCTGAAGTGATTCCCGGCACGCTCCCAGCAGGACAGAATAACCCGCAGGAGCCGCGGTTTGGGCTCTATACGGAGGGGATCACGTACTCGGCATTCACGGCGCCGAGGAGAGAGAACTATAGCACTTATATGTACCGTGTTAGACCGGCTGCTGCGCATG ACGGGTACGAAACGGATATTGAGCATAAATCCCACATCGAAAATAGCCTTCTCACCCTGAACCAGCGGCTATGCACACTCCCTTCTCAAGGCGAATGGGCGCCGTTCCCTCTGCCCGATGTTACTAAGGAAGGGAAAATTGACTTTGTTGACGGCTTGCATACGCTCGGTGGCAGCGGCGACCCGAACTTGCGCGAAGGGGTAGCACTGTACGTCTTCATGATCAACGCGGATATGGACCATAGAGCTTTCTGCAATACGGACGGGGACTTCCTAATTGTACCTCAATTGGGAAGTTTGGATATCCAGACAGAGCTGGGGATGTTGTTTGTTCAGCCCGGCGAGATTTGTGTTGTGCCGCGGGGGGTGCGGTTTACTGTACGGCTGGGGAAAGAGGATCCCAATTATGGCCACAGCGGATGCTCTGGAGCGGATGCCGGTGATGCCGGCAAGGGCAGGGGCTACATCGTTGAGGTCTGGGGCTCGCGGTGGGATCTACCTGATCTAGGCCCGATAGGTGGGCATGGCCTCGCGAACCCAAGAGACTTCCTGCACCCCGTTGCACATATCGACGATCTGGACGCTCTGCATGAGAACTGGACAATCGTCAACAAGGCTAATGGCACCCTGAATGCCATTATCCAGGATCACAGCCCATTCGACGTTGTTGCGTGGCATGGTAATGTCGTTCCTTACAAG AACGCCACATCTATCGACCACACCGACCCCTCGATAAACATCGTCTTGTCGGCCCGCTCCCACGACCCTAATACTCCCTTGGCAGACTTCCTCTGGTTCGGGCCGCGGTGGGACGTCGCTTCGAACACCTTTCGACTCCCATACTTCCACCGCAATTCTGCAACCGAGTTCCTGGCGTCTATATACGGGAATGGCCTCGGCCGTTCGGACGAGTTCCAGCCTGGCGGCGGGAGCGTAGAGGTATCTCACACGCCGCATGGGAATTTCAGCAAAGAGTATGTCTGGGAGAATCGGGTGCAAGTCAATGAGCCGAGGAGGATCCTGGAGAATCAAATGACCATTATGGTTGAAAGTAGCAGGAACTTTCTGTTTACGGAGTATGCTGTGTCTGGGTGTGGAGTGTTTAAGAGCCAGGGAACGGATCCGAGGGTTTGGGACATCCTGCCTGATAGATTCTCCGCTTATCCAGGGATTAAAGGGATTCTGGAAGCGGTTAAAAAATATAataaggagaggaaggagagcctGGACGTGTATTACGATGATGAGCGGTTGGCGAA ATGTAGACGCGCA GGAAGATGTCACCTGGTATAA
- a CDS encoding class-II fumarase/aspartase family protein (transcript_id=CADANIAT00004673), which yields MALLKQLSRISRKPFRIAPIVIGKRSVGSVSAIDSSIFRTLFGTEEIRKVFDDESYIARCVEAEAALARAQSKCNVIPSHIGSLVTDKALSSSLDMDRLRKETEIVGYPILPLVRQLSAMCGEDAGKYVHWGATTQDIMDLASVLQMKQGLGIVEKLLDDVIAVLRGLSVKYRDAPMAGRTHLQHALPVTFGYKCAVWLSGFQRHAQRLKQLRERTLFVQFGGAAGSLASLGSGDDGLRVRKALADELGLTNPPITWHVARDGVAEITNFLALLGGSLGKLALDVIIMSSNELGEVSEPFVPHRGASSTMPQKRNPISSEVILAASKRLRSNASLVLDGMVADFERASGPWHLEWVAIPESFVLAVGALEQTKFALGGLVVHEQAMLKNLHSTKGLIVAEAVMMGLAPFVGRQRAHDIVYEACQGTIESGGSLEEELLKNQEVLEKMGKDRISELCDPVNYLGSCGRMVDDVLAVD from the exons ATGGCTCTCCTCAAACAGCTCTCCCGCATCTCTCGGAAACCCTTTCGCATTGCTCCAATCGTCATAGGCAAGCGCAGCGTCGGCTCTGTCAGCGCAATCGACTCGAGCATATTCCGCACCCTATTCGGCACAGAAGAAATTCGGAAG GTCTTTGACGATGAATCTTATATAGCGCGCTGCGtcgaagccgaagcggccCTCGCACGCGCACAATCTAAATGCAATGTAATCCCCTCGCACATTGGCTCGTTGGTCACAGACAAAGCTCTCTCATCGTCTCTGGACATGGACCGATTGCGCAAGGAGACAGAGATAGTCGGGTATCCGATCCTTCCACTTGTGCGGCAGCTCTCTGCCATGTGCGGCGAGGACGCTGGGAAGTACGTGCATTGGGGCGCAACGACGCAGGACATCATGGATCTTGCGTCCGTGCTGCAAATGAAGCAGGGGCTGGGTATTGTGGAGAAGCTACTAGACGACGTTATTGCGGTTCTGCGTGGCCTATCTGTGAAATACAGAGATGCACCGATGGCCGGACGCACACATCTCCAGCACGCACTGCCCGTGACCTTCGGATATAAGTGCGCCGTGTGGTTATCTGGCTTCCAGCGACATGCGCAGCGCCTCAAGCAACTGCGCGAACGTACATTATTTGTGCAGTTTGGCGGTGCAGCAGGATCCCTAGCGTCGCTGGGTTCTGGAGATGACGGCCTGCGTGTCCGCAAGGCGCTCGCCGACGAACTGGGTCTTACGAACCCGCCGATTACCTGGCATGTTGCACGCGACGGCGTGGCGGAAATAACCAACTTCCTTGCGCTCCTTGGCGGGTCTTTGGGCAAGCTCGCGTTGGACGTCATCATCATGTCCTCCAACGAGCTCGGCGAAGTGTCTGAACCTTTCGTGCCCCATCGCGGAGCGTCCAGCACAATGCCTCAGAAGCGCAACCCGATTTCATCAGAAGTCATACTCGCCGCATCAAAACGGCTCCGCTCGAACGCCTCTCTCGTTCTCGACGGCATGGTTGCGGACTTTGAGCGCGCCAGTGGGCCGTGGCATCTTGAGTGGGTTGCTATTCCCGAGAGTTTTGTCCTTGCTGTGGGGGCTTTGGAGCAAACGAAATTCGCTCTGGGCGGACTGGTTGTGCATGAGCAGGCCATGCTGAAGAACTTACATTCTACGAAGGGGCTGATTGTGGCTGAGGCTGTTATGATGGGGCTCGCCCCGTTTGTGGGGAGGCAGAGGGCCCATGATATTGTGTATGAGGCGTGCCAAGGGACAATCGAGAGTGGAGGGAGTCTCGAGGAGGAGTTGCTAAAGAATCAGGAggtcttggagaagatggggaaggaCAGAATTAGCGAGTTGTGCGATCCAGTAAATTATCTGGGGTCTTGTGGGAGGATGGTCGATGATGTTTTGGCTGTCGACTAG
- a CDS encoding ADP-ribosylglycohydrolase family protein (transcript_id=CADANIAT00004674), whose product MTSTPQAKPSTYLPPDYLERVYAGVLGKLVGVYMGRPFEGWTHQRILAELGHIRYYVHDKFNEPLVVVDDDISGTFQFIRALEEHGISDGITSEDIGRTWLNTVIEDRTIFWWGGRGVSTEHTAFLNLKNGIHAPSSGSCQTNGKTVSEQIGAQIFIDGWGIVSPGNPLQAAKLAHAAGSVSHDGESVYAAQLWAAMEAEAFVSKDIDHLLDTGLSVIPGDSLVAHVVGRVHEWVKDDRDWLKTRQRIEDTYGYDKFHGVCHVIPNHAIMIMTVIYAGHDFDEAMHIINTCGWDTDCNSGNVGCLVAIMLGLTCFEGKYDWRGPLADRVLLSTAEVGYSINNAARIAIDIVNMGRQLAGHSRLPPPKGGAQFHFGLPGSVQGFQVVNQHTPDDRGSVTVRQDVDVEGNAGLAIHLDSMKSLIEVSTPVFGSLEELTKSLYSFSASPLLYPGQTISAKFLSNIESGSSANVGLRVQAYGEDDSIKILDGPSISALSGSLQSLSWTIPDETDGRPLQRVGLCIQSTDPGSVNGTIWLDSLRWDGSPRLVLRRPSTQPGQAWHRSWINNVTKMHPDISSHSLVLSQSHGEGIAMYGARGWTNYRILVPKLKVSMGTPVGMAVRVQGLNRYYALLLVEERRVALVKAKDEQRITLASATFDWSVDGEYDFALEADGTSIRGRVQGVEITASDDQYSEGGIGLVVTEGAICVDSIEISPLGD is encoded by the coding sequence atgaCTTCAACACCACAAGCCAAGCCCTCCACATACTTACCTCCAGACTACCTGGAACGTGTCTACGCAGGCGTCCTCGGAAAACTGGTGGGAGTTTATATGGGACGCCCTTTTGAAGGATGGACCCATCAACGCATCCTCGCAGAGCTAGGCCACATCCGCTATTATGTGCACGACAAGTTCAACGAGCCGCTCGTCGTCgtagatgatgatatctcgGGCACCTTCCAATTCATTCGGGCTCTCGAAGAGCATGGCATCTCCGATGGAATCACCTCTGAAGATATTGGTCGGACGTGGCTAAATACCGTCATCGAGGATCGGACCATCTTCTGGTGGGGAGGACGCGGCGTGTCCACAGAACATACGGCGTTCTTGAACCTCAAGAACGGGATACACGCGCCGTCAAGCGGCTCCTGCCAGACAAATGGGAAAACCGTTTCTGAGCAGATTGGCGCTCAGATTTTCATCGACGGGTGGGGTATTGTCTCTCCAGGAAATCCATTGCAGGCGGCCAAGCTGGCGCATGCTGCAGGCTCTGTGAGTCACGACGGCGAATCGGTCTACGCCGCCCAACTGTGGGCTGCGATGGAAGCTGAAGCGTTTGTGTCGAAAGACATTGATCATCTTTTGGATACGGGTTTGTCTGTTATTCCGGGGGATTCGCTAGTAGCCCATGTTGTTGGTAGGGTACACGAATGGGTTAAAGATGACAGGGACTGGCTCAAGACAAGGCAACGGATCGAGGACACGTACGGATATGACAAGTTCCATGGTGTTTGCCATGTTATCCCCAACCATGCAATCATGATAATGACCGTCATTTACGCGGGCCATGATTTTGATGAAGCTATGCATATCATCAATACGTGCGGGTGGGATACAGACTGTAACTCGGGCAATGTAGGCTGCTTGGTTGCTATCATGCTCGGCCTGACTTGCTTTGAGGGGAAGTATGACTGGAGAGGACCTCTGGCTGACCGGGTGTTACTGTCCACGGCTGAGGTAGGCTATTCTATCAACAATGCGGCCAGGATCGCCATCGATATTGTGAACATGGGTCGGCAGCTTGCTGGACATAgtcgtcttcctccgccCAAGGGCGGCGCCCAGTTTCACTTTGGACTGCCGGGAAGTGTCCAGGGCTTTCAGGTCGTTAATCAGCATACTCCAGATGACCGTGGCAGTGTTACCGTACGACAAGACGTTGATGTGGAGGGAAACGCTGGTCTGGCAATCCACCTCGATTCCATGAAAAGTTTAATCGAAGTGTCTACGCCTGTCTTTGGGTCACTGGAGGAGTTGACGAAGTCGCTGTATTCCTTCTCAGCATCGCCGCTCCTTTACCCTGGTCAAACCATTTCCGCCAAGTTCTTGAGCAACATTGAGTCCGGCTCGTCAGCGAATGTGGGATTACGAGTGCAAGCATATGGCGAAGATGACAGCATCAAGATTCTTGACGGGCCGTCCATCAGCGCCCTCTCCGGGAGTCTGCAGTCCTTGTCATGGACAATCCCAGACGAAACGGACGGCCGGCCACTCCAGAGAGTCGGCCTATGCATTCAATCTACTGACCCTGGTTCTGTCAACGGCACCATCTGGCTGGACAGCCTGCGATGGGATGGAAGTCCGCGCCTGGTCTTACGCCGCCCCTCCACGCAGCCCGGCCAAGCGTGGCACCGCTCGTGGATTAACAACGTGACCAAGATGCACCCTGATATATCGTCTCACTCTTTAGTCCTGTCACAATCTCACGGCGAGGGAATTGCCATGTACGGCGCAAGAGGCTGGACCAACTATCGAATCTTGGTCCCAAAGCTAAAGGTCAGCATGGGCACACCTGTCGGCATGGCTGTCCGTGTGCAAGGATTGAACCGCTACTATGCATTGCTCCTTGTCGAGGAGCGTCGTGTGGCCTTGGTAAAGGCGAAGGACGAGCAAAGGATAACACTTGCTTCGGCGACATTTGACTGGAGCGTGGACGGCGAGTATGACTTTGCGCTTGAGGCTGACGGAACAAGCATCCGTGGGAGAGTGCAGGGCGTAGAAATCACCGCTTCTGATGACCAATATTCGGAGGGTGGCATTGGATTGGTCGTTACAGAAGGAGCTATTTGCGTGGATTCGATAGAGATCTCGCCCTTGGGAGACTAG